GAACAGAATATGGCTTCACGTAAGGAAGCCGCCGAGCAAGCAGAATTAATAACTGAAGAACACTCGCATGTTTTCATGGAATGGGTGCGTTCTTTAGAGTCTGTAGACAGTATTCGTGAGTATCGCAGCCAAAGTGTGGCAATTAAAGATGAGTTAGTAGAACGAGCCTTGAACAAACTCGCTCAAGGTAGCGACTGCGAACAAGTGTTATTGGAGTTAGCGAATAGGTTAACTAATCGTCTGATCCATGCCCCCACTCAAGCGTTAACGGCAGCAAGCCGTCAAGGTGATTTGAATACGTTAGGACAGTTAAGAGTTGCGCTCGGATTAGATAAAAACTAAGGTTAGCGAGCTAAATGAAAGAATCCGTTATCCGCAAGCTTGAAGGCTTGCTTGAACGTAATGAAGAAGTATTGGCATTATTATCAGATGCTAGCGTGATTGCGGATCAAGACCGCTTTCGCACCCTTTCTAAAGAGTATTCTCAACTTGAAGACGTCGTAAAAGGCTTTAAGGCTTTTCAACAAGCGCAGGAAGACTTGGCGTCAGCCAAAGACATGCTTGAAGAAGATGACGCAGAAATGCGTGAAATGGCTCAAGAAGAAATGAAAGCGGCTAAACTCGTATTAGCCCGTTTAGAAGACGAACTTCAAATTCTATTACTACCAAAAGATCCTAACGACGATACCAATGCGTTTATGGAGATTCGTGCTGGTGCCGGTGGCGATGAGGCCGCTATTTTTGCTGGCGATTTATATCGCATGTATAGCAAATATGCAGAAGCCAACCGCTGGCAGATGGAAATCATGAACGTCAATGAAGGTGAACATGGTGGTTATAAAGAAATCATTGTTAAAGTTAGCGGTGAAGGTGTTTACGGCAAATTAAAATATGAGTCAGGTGGACATCGTGTACAACGTGTGCCTGAAACTGAATCTCAAGGTCGTGTGCACACATCGGCGTGTACTGTGGTTGTGATGCATGAAGTACCAGAAGCTGAAGCTATTTCAATCAATCCTGCCGACTTAAAAGTAGATACTTTCCGTGCATCAGGTGCCGGTGGGCAGCACGTAAACAAAACCGATTCCGCTATTCGAATAACGCATATCCCAACCGGGATTATTGTGGAATGCCAAGATCAACGCTCACAGCACAAAAACCGTGCTCAAGCGATGAGTGTGCTTGCTGCTCGAATTCAAGCTGTTGAGGATGAAAAGCGCCGTAGCGAAGAAGAATCTACTCGCCGCAGTCTTGTGGCAAGTGGTGATCGTTCTGAGCGTATTCGTACATACAATTACCCTCAAGGTCGTGTCAGTGATCACCGCATCAATTTAACCTTATATCGGTTAAATGAAGTGATGGAAGGTGATTTAGACGCACTACTTGAGCCGATCATGCAAGAGCACCAAGCAGATTTATTAGCCGCGCTATCAGGCGACTAAGGATAAACTTTGCCTCAGTCTTCATATTCGACTATCGCAGAAGCCCTGCAATGGGCTTACTCGCAATTAGCTGCTACCTCTGAATCTGCACATGTAGATGCTGAGGCTTTGCTTGTGCATTGTTTAAACAAAACTCGGAGCTTTTTATATACTTGGCCTGAGCGTACCTTAAGTGTTGAGCAATTTAACCATTTTCAAGCTATGGTAAAAAAGCGTCAGAAAGGTATGCCAGTTGCGCATATTATTGGTGAGCGTGAGTTTTGGTCGTTACCATTTATTGTTAATGAATCAACCTTGATACCCAGACCTGATACTGAAATTTTGGTTGAGACGGCTTTAAATCTCAATTTACGTTTTAATGCCAGAGTGTTGGATTTGGGTACAGGTACAGGTGCTATTGCGTTATCGCTTGCCCATGAAAAACCAAAATGGCGCATTACCGCAATTGATAAAGTGCCAGAGGCGGTTGAGTTAGCGATTGCTAATCGTAAAAACTTACAATTAGAGCATGTTGAAATCATGCAATCAGATTGGTTTAGTGCGGTTAAACATCGTGATTTTGACTTAATCGTATCTAATCCCCCTATATTGATGAGCAAGATGAGCATCTTAATTTGGGTGATGTTCGCTTTGAACCTCAAAGTGCCTTAACCGCTGCTGAAGAAGGTTATGCCGACTTATATCATATTGCAGATAAAGCGCGTGAGCATCTGTTACCCGGTGGCTATTTGTTACTGGAACATGGTTACCAGCAAGCATTAAAAGTCCGTCAAAAATTGATTGAACTAGGCTATCAAAATGTCGCAACGGTAAGGGATTTTGGTAGTAACGATCGTTGTACTATTGGCACGTGGATTCAATAATCATATCTATTGGACGCCGCTAGTTTACTTGGTAAACTAGCGGCTATTTTGTTTTTGCCCAATTGAGAAAAATAATAATGGAAACGTTTTATAGTTTATACCCAGCAGTGAAGCATACGCATTTGATGTTTGTTGCATTAAGCGTGGCTTTTTTTGTACTGCGTTTTGGATTGCATTTACGTCAATCACCACTGATGGAAAGAAAGTTTCTTAAAGTGGCACCTCATGTAATTGATACTTTCTTATTAGTGTCAGGCTTTACACTTTGTTTTATGATCAAGCAGTATCCATTTGTGGATCCATGGATGACTGAAAAAATCATCTGTGTCATCGCATATATTGCATTAGGGATCATGGCACTCAAGTCAAACCGTAATAAACTGTTTAAGTTTTTTGCCTTTATGGGGGCAATCGGTTGGCTAGTGTTAGCGGCCAAGCTGGCTCATTTTAAACAAGTTGTATTAATGGGTTAGTAGATTTTTAATGACAAAACATCTTATGAAAGACGCTGTTTCTATTCCAGAAACAGCGTTTGAACTATCAGAACATTTAGGTTTTTCTCGTGCTCAACCAGCTTTATGGGCTTGGTACGAAATAGCCGGTTCAGTGTTAAGCCATTATGTGGTTGATCCACAATTACGGTTACAAAAACTGTTTTCATGGTTTTATCAAGATCTTGGCTTTCAGCCACGCGATGACTACTTCAGTGTTGAAGCTGCGGATTTATGTTATTGCGTGTTAAAGCGTCAGGGTAATAGTACAACCTTAGCGACACTGATCATCTTGTTGGCCAAACAATTAGATTTACCGGTTGATGCCGTATTATTACCTGGGCATACGATTTTACGTAGTTTTGTTAATGATGAGCTTAAATACTTTGACCCGTTAACCGGACAGGAAATGAATCGTCATCAATTGCATGTGTTAGTACGTGGTGAATTAGGTAATGCCGCAAAGCTAAAACCAAGCTATTTAAAGCCTGCTAGCATAAAGCGATTGATCAGTCGCATGCTGCACGAGTTAAAAGCGGGCTGCATAGTGAGCCAAAAATATGAACAAGCAATGGAATGTTGTAACTTGCTATTACAATGGCATCCTGATGATGTAAACCTAAATCGTGAAAGGGCATTTATTGCTCAGCAATTAGGTTGTATTAAGGTTGCCATGTCAGATTTGCAGCACTTTATTGATAATAGCCCGCATGATCCTGTGATTGAATTGGTTAAGATGCAATTAAAAGAATTGAGCCAGCTCGCACAAACCTATCATTAATGAATGGATGTCAGGCGCTAAAATGCCTGACAGTTCACACAGCGACACTTACATTGCATGATATGGTTAACCCTGTTTGAAAATCCAGCACACAACAATTAAAAACATAATAACAATAGTCATCATTAAAAATTCTTTAGCGCTTTGCGCTATTTACAATGCTTTTGCAAGGGAGATAACTGCATGACAACGTCTGCAATGGTCACGAATGACGCAACTGCGCTAGGTTTATTAGCAGCCATTCTAGGATTTGTGTTTTACACTAGCTCATCGCCACATCCGTTTTGGCAAAAATTCTATAAATTTATTCCCGCACTGCTTTTATGCTATTTCTTACCTTCACTATTAAATACCTTTGGGATTGTGGATGGTGAAAAGTCACAACTGTATTACGTTGCCTCTCGATACCTGCTACCTGCTTGCTTAGTATTATTGATATTGAGTGTTGATTTAAAAGCTATTTTAGGACTTGGTCCTAAAGCTGTGATTATGTTTTTGACTGGTACTGTCGGGATTGTTATTGGTGGGCCGATAGCGTTACTCGCGGTGTCTTTTATTGACCCAACATTGATAGGCAATAATGGCCCTGATGCGGTCTGGCGTGGCATGACAACGTTAGCAGGAAGTTGGATTGGTGGCGGTGCGAATCAAGCTGCGATGAAAGAGATTTATGAAGTAGGTGGCGAGATATTTTCTGTGATGGTGACGGTTGATGTCATCGTGGCTAATATTTGGATGGCGGTGTTGTTATTTTTGGCATCTAAAGCGAAAGAGATTGATACCAAAACAGGTGCTGACACAACAGCAATTGAACATCTTAAAGCGAAAGTGGAAAAATATCATGCTGAGCATGCGCGTATTCCTTCATTGCGCGATTTAATGATGATCGTAGCTGTTGGCTTTAGTATTACCGGTTTAGCACACTTAGTAGCTGATTTTCTTGGACCATTTTTTGAAGCAAACTACCCATGGACAGCAGATTATAGTTTAACCTCTAAGTTTTTCTGGTTAGTGGTGATTGTAACCACCATTGGTTTAGCAATGTCATTTAGCCCGGTGCGTCATTTAGAGGCTGCTGGCGCATCAAAAGTCGCTTCGGCATTTTTATACATCTTAGTGGCAACCATAGGTTTGCATATGGATGTGACTAAGATCATGGATACACCAATTTACTTTTTAGTGGGCATTGTGTGGATGTTGATCCATGCTGGTTTTATGTTATTAATTGCTAAACTGATTAAAGCGCCGTTGTTTTATATGGCAGTGGGTAGTCAGGCAAACGTAGGTGGCGCGGCTTCTGCGCCTGTTGTAGCAGCGGCGTTTCACCCAGCATTAGCACCCGTCGGTGTATTACTTGCGGTATTTGGTTATGCATTAGGTACCTACATGGCTTGGCTGTGTGGTCAGTTTTTACAATTTATCGGCGCGTAGAGCCAAGAGGAAGCAATGGAACAAAAAATTATTCAACTCGCTAATGGTATTCAAGTTGCCAATGACAAGCCATTCGTTTTATTTGGTGGCATGAACGTGCTTGAGTCAAGAGATTTGGCCATGACGATAGCTGAGCACTATGTTGAAGTTACTCAAAAACTTGGCATTCCTTATGTGTTTAAAGCCTCTTTTGATAAAGCCAATCGTTCATCTGTTCATTCATACCGTGGTCCTGGAATGGAAGAAGGTTTGCGCATTTTTGAAGAGATTAAATCGACTTTCAATGTGCCACTCATTACCGACGTCCATGAAGTT
This Shewanella aestuarii DNA region includes the following protein-coding sequences:
- the prfA gene encoding peptide chain release factor 1 — its product is MKESVIRKLEGLLERNEEVLALLSDASVIADQDRFRTLSKEYSQLEDVVKGFKAFQQAQEDLASAKDMLEEDDAEMREMAQEEMKAAKLVLARLEDELQILLLPKDPNDDTNAFMEIRAGAGGDEAAIFAGDLYRMYSKYAEANRWQMEIMNVNEGEHGGYKEIIVKVSGEGVYGKLKYESGGHRVQRVPETESQGRVHTSACTVVVMHEVPEAEAISINPADLKVDTFRASGAGGQHVNKTDSAIRITHIPTGIIVECQDQRSQHKNRAQAMSVLAARIQAVEDEKRRSEEESTRRSLVASGDRSERIRTYNYPQGRVSDHRINLTLYRLNEVMEGDLDALLEPIMQEHQADLLAALSGD
- a CDS encoding SirB2 family protein — translated: METFYSLYPAVKHTHLMFVALSVAFFVLRFGLHLRQSPLMERKFLKVAPHVIDTFLLVSGFTLCFMIKQYPFVDPWMTEKIICVIAYIALGIMALKSNRNKLFKFFAFMGAIGWLVLAAKLAHFKQVVLMG
- a CDS encoding SirB1 family protein gives rise to the protein MTKHLMKDAVSIPETAFELSEHLGFSRAQPALWAWYEIAGSVLSHYVVDPQLRLQKLFSWFYQDLGFQPRDDYFSVEAADLCYCVLKRQGNSTTLATLIILLAKQLDLPVDAVLLPGHTILRSFVNDELKYFDPLTGQEMNRHQLHVLVRGELGNAAKLKPSYLKPASIKRLISRMLHELKAGCIVSQKYEQAMECCNLLLQWHPDDVNLNRERAFIAQQLGCIKVAMSDLQHFIDNSPHDPVIELVKMQLKELSQLAQTYH
- a CDS encoding DUF819 domain-containing protein; translation: MTTSAMVTNDATALGLLAAILGFVFYTSSSPHPFWQKFYKFIPALLLCYFLPSLLNTFGIVDGEKSQLYYVASRYLLPACLVLLILSVDLKAILGLGPKAVIMFLTGTVGIVIGGPIALLAVSFIDPTLIGNNGPDAVWRGMTTLAGSWIGGGANQAAMKEIYEVGGEIFSVMVTVDVIVANIWMAVLLFLASKAKEIDTKTGADTTAIEHLKAKVEKYHAEHARIPSLRDLMMIVAVGFSITGLAHLVADFLGPFFEANYPWTADYSLTSKFFWLVVIVTTIGLAMSFSPVRHLEAAGASKVASAFLYILVATIGLHMDVTKIMDTPIYFLVGIVWMLIHAGFMLLIAKLIKAPLFYMAVGSQANVGGAASAPVVAAAFHPALAPVGVLLAVFGYALGTYMAWLCGQFLQFIGA